The following proteins are encoded in a genomic region of Flammeovirga pectinis:
- a CDS encoding MATE family efflux transporter, with protein sequence MKSILQKYSYHYKDTLKLALPVVISQAGQNLTNIIDNVMVGHYNTVSLAAAGFANSLFAIFLVFGIGFAVGVTPLVGKAYGRKDYVEMRSLFKHSMFLNGVFVFILLIILFGLSRLMGYMGQTEEVVEASRTYFMINAFSLVPMMVFFTAKQFAEGVKSTKVAMYFTLLSNIINFVINYVLIYGKYGAPELGLEGAGIGTFVARLVGGIGMMVYVVNNKRFHKYISGFMAVNIHKDKLVEQMKISLPIGFQALMEVGAFAVGAMIVGTVGTQPMAAHQIVMSMISLTFMMVSGVASAVSVRVSNYFGQNNWKEARIAGFTGLQFALAAMSISAVSFAVFNNFLPSLFTDDQEVIQYAASMLVFAALFQLSDGAQVIMTGALRGITDVKVPTFICFISYWVVSLPLGYYLTTYTDLSFLGVWIGLSIGLTLSAILLFIRFTSRTKHEIERRSVAHVEMKPVTA encoded by the coding sequence ATGAAAAGTATTCTACAAAAATATTCTTATCACTATAAAGATACATTGAAGTTGGCACTTCCTGTTGTAATATCACAGGCAGGGCAGAACCTAACAAATATTATAGACAACGTAATGGTGGGCCATTACAATACAGTTTCTTTAGCAGCGGCAGGGTTTGCTAATAGTCTGTTTGCTATTTTCCTAGTTTTTGGAATTGGCTTTGCTGTAGGCGTTACTCCTTTAGTAGGAAAAGCTTATGGTAGAAAAGATTATGTAGAAATGAGAAGTCTTTTTAAGCACAGTATGTTCTTAAACGGGGTTTTTGTTTTTATCCTTTTAATTATCCTTTTTGGTCTTTCTAGGCTAATGGGATATATGGGGCAGACAGAAGAAGTAGTAGAAGCATCTCGTACTTATTTTATGATCAATGCTTTTTCTCTTGTTCCAATGATGGTGTTTTTTACTGCTAAGCAATTTGCTGAAGGTGTAAAGAGTACTAAAGTTGCCATGTATTTTACGTTACTGTCTAACATTATCAACTTTGTAATAAACTACGTGCTTATTTACGGTAAATATGGTGCACCAGAACTGGGTTTAGAAGGCGCAGGTATAGGTACATTTGTAGCCCGTTTAGTTGGTGGTATAGGCATGATGGTCTATGTAGTTAATAATAAGCGTTTCCATAAATATATAAGCGGTTTTATGGCAGTTAATATCCATAAAGATAAGCTTGTAGAACAAATGAAAATTAGTTTACCAATTGGTTTTCAGGCATTAATGGAAGTAGGTGCTTTTGCAGTTGGAGCCATGATTGTTGGTACAGTTGGTACACAACCAATGGCAGCACACCAAATTGTAATGAGCATGATATCACTCACATTTATGATGGTAAGTGGTGTTGCATCTGCAGTTTCTGTTAGGGTAAGTAATTACTTTGGTCAGAACAATTGGAAAGAAGCAAGAATTGCAGGTTTTACAGGACTTCAATTTGCGTTGGCAGCCATGTCTATTTCAGCCGTTTCTTTTGCAGTGTTTAATAACTTTTTACCTTCTTTATTTACAGACGATCAAGAAGTTATTCAGTATGCAGCATCTATGTTAGTTTTTGCAGCACTGTTCCAATTGTCAGATGGAGCACAGGTAATTATGACGGGTGCATTAAGAGGAATTACAGACGTTAAAGTACCCACATTTATTTGCTTTATATCGTATTGGGTAGTTTCACTTCCGTTAGGATATTACTTAACTACATATACAGATTTGAGCTTTTTAGGAGTATGGATAGGTTTATCAATAGGGCTTACATTGTCTGCTATTTTATTGTTTATTAGATTTACAAGTAGAACAAAGCATGAGATTGAAAGAAGATCAGTTGCTCATGTAGAAATGAAACCTGTAACCGCCTAA
- the tgt gene encoding tRNA guanosine(34) transglycosylase Tgt yields MGLKFEIKHKDPQTKARAGKITTDHGEIQTPIFMPVGTAGTVKAVHQRELKEDINADIILGNTYHLYLRPGTEILEKAGGLHKFNGWDRPILTDSGGYQVFSLAQTRKIKEEGVTFRSHIDGSKHLFTPERVMDIQRSIGADIIMAFDECPPYPSDYTYAKNSMQLTHRWLQRCVDRLDETVPLYGHHQALFPIVQGSTYKDLRTQSAEKIASFEREGNAIGGLSVGEPAEMMYEFTELCCDILPEDKPRYLMGVGTPANILENIALGVDMLDCVMPTRQARHGHVFTTQGIMNLKNKKWEDDFEPIDATLGGYASTFYSRSYLRHMFKANEALAGMVASVHNLTFYLWLVREARQHIIDGDFREWKNAIIPTLMQRL; encoded by the coding sequence ATGGGTTTAAAATTCGAAATAAAGCACAAAGATCCTCAAACAAAGGCGCGTGCTGGAAAAATAACAACCGATCATGGTGAAATTCAAACACCAATATTTATGCCTGTGGGAACTGCAGGTACGGTTAAAGCAGTTCATCAACGTGAATTAAAAGAAGATATCAACGCTGATATAATTCTTGGAAATACGTACCACCTTTACCTTAGACCAGGAACAGAAATACTGGAAAAAGCAGGTGGTCTACATAAATTTAATGGTTGGGACCGTCCTATCTTAACAGATAGCGGTGGATACCAAGTATTCTCTTTAGCTCAAACTAGAAAGATTAAAGAAGAAGGTGTAACATTTAGATCTCATATAGATGGTTCTAAGCACCTATTTACTCCAGAAAGAGTAATGGATATCCAACGTTCTATTGGCGCAGATATCATTATGGCTTTTGATGAGTGCCCTCCTTATCCATCGGATTATACTTACGCTAAAAATTCTATGCAATTAACGCACCGTTGGTTGCAAAGATGTGTAGATCGTTTAGACGAAACAGTTCCTTTATACGGACATCACCAAGCATTATTTCCAATTGTACAAGGTAGTACTTACAAAGATTTGCGTACTCAATCTGCAGAAAAAATTGCAAGTTTTGAACGTGAAGGAAATGCCATTGGAGGGTTATCTGTAGGAGAACCAGCAGAAATGATGTACGAGTTTACAGAACTTTGCTGTGATATTCTTCCAGAAGATAAACCAAGGTACTTAATGGGTGTAGGTACGCCTGCCAATATCTTAGAAAATATTGCTTTGGGAGTAGATATGTTAGATTGTGTAATGCCTACAAGACAGGCACGCCACGGTCATGTATTTACAACACAAGGAATCATGAACCTAAAAAACAAAAAATGGGAAGATGATTTCGAACCAATAGATGCCACTCTTGGAGGTTATGCAAGTACTTTTTACTCAAGAAGTTACTTACGCCATATGTTCAAAGCAAATGAGGCATTAGCAGGAATGGTTGCCAGCGTTCATAACTTAACATTCTATTTATGGTTAGTTAGAGAAGCAAGACAACACATTATTGATGGTGACTTTAGAGAATGGAAAAACGCTATAATTCCAACATTAATGCAAAGATTATAA
- a CDS encoding DUF6909 family protein, whose amino-acid sequence MGELTRAQASRAAIERMYVVMRHLFIRGYYKPGGASGNAIMQDLLILQPEIYGTLADTQKVDLNGLVYVFDRLPKGIEETRFIKLTSEEGYEKSSFKKIIPHARRRNCYRIDEEQMFIEITRGRSEIYDILTHLTFIYIEAKKIKDHAKDDKGRSLREWLQLEEIVTGKVALTKENEEVAFTYLATLLGRTYEETRSAHHRFLQNNDKNNGLFHIVYWLGKLAMDEQFEDSARVISFSPTLRERIGHHIYGDRWADKIKRVLAHNGLIHRPIHIISSNLHSVMNSFFALDALGKKTTKVDFSTIMEEVSQSENGHLRDKISHNAMEKGMIQINEDSGTNISVQLFDMAKIPTSYLPKEVKFEKLKNPDNAPVIIVMDYAFGEQAFETMDELLKPFTDGDKKIELDVRSVSIMGKAGILKGGKGDIMIPSAHIFEGTADNYPVNNDLKVEDFADVKEIKSVGGPMITVLGTSLQNKDILKYFKDSSWGVMGLEMEGAHYQKAIQGASKIRNNISADVKVRYAYYASDNPLITGSTLANGSLGLTGVRPTYAITLKILEKILGDHK is encoded by the coding sequence ATGGGAGAATTAACAAGAGCACAGGCATCGAGAGCAGCAATTGAAAGAATGTATGTAGTAATGAGACATCTGTTTATCAGAGGTTACTACAAGCCAGGTGGAGCATCAGGAAATGCTATCATGCAAGATTTACTAATCTTACAGCCTGAAATTTATGGAACACTAGCTGATACTCAAAAGGTCGATCTCAATGGACTTGTCTATGTTTTTGACCGTTTACCGAAAGGAATTGAGGAAACTAGATTTATAAAGCTCACTTCGGAAGAAGGGTATGAAAAATCATCTTTTAAGAAAATCATACCTCATGCTAGACGTAGAAACTGCTACAGAATTGATGAAGAACAAATGTTCATCGAAATTACTAGAGGAAGAAGTGAGATCTACGATATATTAACACATCTTACTTTTATTTACATCGAAGCAAAAAAGATCAAAGATCACGCTAAAGATGATAAAGGAAGATCGTTAAGAGAATGGTTACAACTAGAAGAAATTGTAACAGGTAAAGTAGCACTTACAAAAGAAAACGAAGAGGTTGCTTTTACTTATTTAGCTACACTTCTAGGAAGAACGTACGAAGAGACTCGTTCTGCACACCATAGGTTCTTACAGAACAATGATAAAAACAACGGTCTTTTCCATATTGTTTACTGGTTAGGTAAATTAGCTATGGACGAGCAGTTTGAAGATAGTGCTAGAGTAATTAGCTTTAGCCCTACTTTAAGAGAACGTATCGGACACCACATCTATGGCGACAGATGGGCAGATAAAATTAAGCGTGTTTTAGCACACAATGGCTTAATACACCGTCCTATCCATATTATTAGCTCGAACCTACACAGTGTAATGAACTCTTTCTTTGCTTTAGATGCATTAGGGAAGAAAACTACAAAAGTAGACTTCAGTACAATAATGGAAGAAGTAAGCCAAAGCGAAAATGGACATCTTAGAGATAAGATTTCTCATAATGCGATGGAAAAAGGCATGATTCAAATAAATGAAGATTCTGGAACAAACATTTCAGTTCAGTTATTTGACATGGCTAAAATTCCTACTTCTTACTTACCAAAAGAAGTGAAGTTTGAAAAGCTAAAAAACCCAGATAATGCACCCGTTATTATTGTAATGGATTATGCATTTGGTGAACAAGCTTTCGAAACAATGGACGAACTATTGAAACCATTTACGGATGGCGACAAAAAAATAGAATTAGATGTTCGTTCTGTCTCTATTATGGGTAAAGCAGGTATTTTAAAAGGTGGTAAAGGAGATATTATGATACCTTCTGCACATATCTTTGAAGGTACAGCAGATAACTACCCTGTAAATAACGACCTTAAAGTAGAAGACTTTGCAGATGTAAAGGAAATCAAAAGTGTAGGTGGCCCAATGATTACAGTATTGGGAACATCTTTACAAAACAAAGATATTCTTAAATACTTCAAAGACTCATCTTGGGGAGTAATGGGGCTAGAAATGGAAGGAGCACATTATCAGAAAGCAATTCAAGGCGCTTCTAAAATAAGAAATAATATAAGTGCTGACGTAAAAGTTAGGTACGCATATTACGCTTCTGACAACCCTCTAATTACAGGAAGTACACTTGCAAATGGTAGCCTAGGACTTACAGGAGTTCGCCCTACTTATGCAATTACACTTAAGATTTTAGAGAAAATTTTAGGCGATCATAAATAA
- a CDS encoding acetyl-CoA carboxylase biotin carboxyl carrier protein subunit, protein MLNITINNNQHSVIKDKQSLIIDNKTIDLKLKPTHNNVYTAIYNDKRFDIEIIEADNNYKNACIKINGKKIEIEATTKLDDLLKQLGMGTAAVSHENIVKAPMPGKVLELLCSVGIEVEKGDNLIILEAMKMENILKAPIAGKIKSIEVSEGNSVEKGQVLIEIEE, encoded by the coding sequence ATGTTAAATATCACAATAAATAACAATCAACATTCTGTTATTAAAGACAAACAATCTTTAATAATAGACAACAAAACTATTGATTTAAAATTAAAACCCACACATAATAATGTATACACTGCTATTTATAATGACAAAAGGTTTGATATTGAAATAATTGAAGCCGATAATAATTATAAAAATGCTTGTATTAAGATCAATGGTAAGAAAATTGAAATTGAAGCAACTACTAAGCTAGATGATTTACTAAAACAGCTTGGTATGGGTACAGCTGCTGTTAGTCATGAAAACATAGTAAAAGCACCAATGCCGGGTAAGGTATTAGAGTTGTTGTGCTCGGTAGGAATTGAAGTAGAAAAAGGTGATAACTTAATAATACTTGAAGCAATGAAAATGGAAAACATCCTTAAAGCACCAATTGCTGGTAAAATTAAAAGTATAGAAGTATCAGAAGGAAATTCAGTAGAAAAAGGACAAGTTCTTATTGAGATAGAAGAATAA
- a CDS encoding outer membrane beta-barrel protein codes for MRYLKLGVSVMLFFMTFTTTYAQENSPTQNDQGSSSQPSTEYQQNQPQQEVVTGTTKKAMEWGFFGGPIWSIPSGNAPQLNTDISYANTRVKARTGVNLGFKFNFFISQDLSLEFDVMYNALGQKTQFSGYYHELGYSDETVNYTDVLNYFTFPVLVNYYLNDNIYLKGGLYGAALASAHRREGSITGDYQDADHLYRGGDFGFTAGIGAAMNHFFLEWRYSRGFVDVTFEDDKFYNQNFQLLVGFKFKG; via the coding sequence ATGCGATATTTAAAGTTAGGTGTTTCTGTGATGTTGTTCTTTATGACATTTACTACTACTTACGCACAGGAAAATTCACCAACCCAAAATGATCAAGGAAGTTCAAGTCAGCCTTCTACGGAATATCAACAAAATCAGCCTCAACAAGAGGTAGTTACAGGGACTACAAAGAAAGCAATGGAATGGGGCTTTTTTGGAGGACCAATCTGGTCTATTCCGAGTGGTAATGCTCCGCAATTAAATACAGATATAAGCTATGCAAATACAAGAGTTAAAGCTAGAACTGGTGTAAACCTTGGTTTTAAATTTAACTTCTTTATTTCGCAAGATCTATCGTTAGAATTTGATGTAATGTACAATGCTCTTGGTCAGAAAACGCAATTTTCGGGCTATTATCATGAGTTAGGTTATTCTGATGAAACAGTAAATTATACTGATGTTCTAAATTACTTCACCTTCCCCGTACTCGTTAATTATTATTTAAACGATAACATTTACCTTAAAGGAGGTCTTTATGGTGCTGCGTTGGCAAGTGCACACAGAAGAGAAGGAAGTATTACAGGAGATTACCAAGATGCAGACCATTTATACAGAGGTGGTGATTTTGGTTTTACTGCAGGTATTGGTGCAGCAATGAATCATTTCTTTTTAGAATGGAGATATTCTAGAGGGTTTGTTGATGTGACTTTTGAAGATGATAAGTTTTACAATCAAAACTTTCAATTGTTAGTTGGTTTTAAATTTAAGGGATAA
- a CDS encoding universal stress protein — translation MSLFRRTLVALDGSEKDKKLLEHASRHIAMGKVEKLYFIHVQKSLNLPKELTDKYPDMLSPLDESISKTMDALIHKYIKNIGSYNYELMIEEGDPAETIIKMSKRKQVDIVIIGKNSTGERTGSVARKVASFAPCSVLFAPELLPEDRTTPNILLPLNFSDSSKDALEQTEELAKLVKDSKVIAINCFRVPHGYSSTGKSYEEVAKILSEISEKKLDNFVAQTGKSEHDIKTEPVLIGEDESKFDAIYKTAKEVSADLIVVGSKSRTFMASMVLSSTAEKLLSSDINLPILIYKSKGKALDIFNFFDRI, via the coding sequence ATGTCACTTTTTAGAAGAACACTTGTAGCCCTTGATGGGTCAGAAAAAGATAAAAAATTATTAGAGCATGCGAGTAGACATATCGCAATGGGTAAAGTAGAAAAGCTGTACTTTATACATGTTCAAAAATCTTTAAACCTCCCAAAAGAGCTTACAGATAAATATCCTGATATGCTAAGCCCGCTAGACGAGTCGATTAGCAAAACAATGGATGCTTTAATCCATAAGTATATAAAAAATATTGGTAGTTATAATTACGAATTAATGATTGAAGAAGGTGACCCTGCCGAAACAATTATTAAGATGTCTAAAAGAAAACAAGTAGACATTGTAATTATTGGTAAAAATAGTACCGGCGAAAGAACTGGTTCTGTAGCCCGTAAAGTAGCTAGTTTTGCACCTTGCTCGGTTCTATTTGCTCCAGAATTATTACCCGAAGATAGAACTACCCCTAATATCTTATTACCGTTAAACTTTTCAGATTCATCAAAAGATGCATTAGAGCAAACAGAAGAATTAGCCAAGTTGGTAAAAGATTCTAAGGTAATTGCAATTAATTGTTTTAGAGTACCTCACGGTTATTCATCAACTGGAAAATCTTACGAAGAGGTTGCGAAAATTCTTTCAGAAATCTCCGAAAAGAAATTAGACAACTTTGTAGCACAAACCGGTAAGTCTGAACACGATATTAAAACTGAACCCGTGCTAATTGGTGAAGATGAATCTAAGTTTGATGCAATTTACAAAACTGCTAAAGAGGTAAGTGCTGATCTTATTGTAGTAGGTTCTAAAAGTAGAACATTTATGGCTTCTATGGTATTGAGTAGTACTGCAGAAAAGCTTTTATCATCAGATATTAATTTACCTATACTTATTTACAAGAGTAAAGGTAAAGCGTTAGATATCTTCAACTTCTTTGATAGAATTTAG
- a CDS encoding bifunctional UDP-N-acetylmuramoyl-tripeptide:D-alanyl-D-alanine ligase/alanine racemase has translation MNNSNSIDFSSPFWKAKYLLIDSRLLTAPSQTIFFALKGIKRDGQSFVEELYNKGVRKFVVTSDFDEGYKYKNAEFIYCLNTLDTLQKLTQYHRLQYPNLPVISITGSNAKTIVKEWLYSILEIDRNVVKSPKSYNSQIGVPLSVWQINEKHDLGIFEAGISKPNEMQHLASIIQPTIGLFTNIGSAHDKHFTSLEQKVKEKGSLFNHCDYVIYCKDHQLIDAEMQTKSCTCVTWGYDQTASISIKKIDNYAVNVIYKNTDYTLHIPFTDAASFENAMHCATMMVHLGYNFSEINNRIGKLKSIPMRLEKKEGIQQTTLINDFYNNDLGGLQIALSFLAQNQEHKTRTLILSDLLQGDTDKSALYQKVYELCNEHEITRFIGVGKQLQAHQELFKGLKTTFFKDTKALRKAIKNKSITFSKELILLKGARQFEFEKVAALLQKKIHSTQLEINLDAVTHNLMFYRSLLHSSTKTMVMVKALGYGSGKTELANTLQYNLVDYLGVAFADEGVELRENGIRTPIMVLTPSPDSFETMRMHQLEPEIYSIEMLNALEQYLEEEDTETAFKIQLNFDTGMHRLGFTEEELPYLFQALDRLKNKVKVTGVFTHLAGADEDIHDLYSKEQIKSFRKTTALLEKNIGYTVIKHCLNSAGIVRYPDAQMDMVRLGIGLHGIEVNGMKQEDLHTVATLKTVIAQIKVMNTGDTVGYSRKGVVNGERKIATIGIGYADGFDRRLSNGVGKVVINGYLAPIIGNVCMDMSMVDITDIPAEVGDEVIIFGRSRSISTIAKEINTIPYEILTSISQRVKRVYYMEG, from the coding sequence ATGAATAATTCGAATTCTATAGACTTTTCGTCCCCTTTCTGGAAAGCAAAATATTTACTGATTGATAGTAGATTATTAACAGCTCCAAGTCAAACAATTTTTTTCGCTTTAAAAGGCATAAAAAGAGACGGACAGAGTTTTGTAGAAGAATTATACAATAAAGGAGTTCGGAAATTTGTGGTTACTAGTGATTTTGATGAAGGTTATAAGTACAAAAATGCTGAATTTATATATTGCCTAAATACACTAGATACACTACAGAAACTTACACAATACCACCGTTTACAATATCCCAATTTACCCGTAATAAGTATTACTGGTTCTAATGCCAAAACGATTGTAAAAGAATGGTTGTATTCTATTTTAGAAATAGATAGAAATGTAGTTAAAAGTCCAAAAAGTTATAATTCTCAAATTGGCGTCCCTTTATCTGTTTGGCAAATAAACGAAAAACATGATCTAGGAATTTTTGAAGCAGGAATCTCAAAACCAAACGAGATGCAACATCTTGCTTCTATTATTCAGCCAACTATTGGGCTTTTTACTAATATTGGTTCTGCACACGATAAACATTTTACATCCTTAGAACAAAAGGTAAAAGAGAAAGGCTCGCTTTTTAATCACTGCGATTATGTGATTTACTGTAAAGACCACCAACTAATTGATGCAGAAATGCAAACTAAATCTTGTACATGCGTTACTTGGGGTTACGATCAGACTGCATCAATCAGCATAAAAAAAATAGACAATTATGCCGTTAATGTAATATATAAAAACACCGATTATACGTTACATATTCCTTTTACAGATGCCGCATCTTTTGAAAACGCAATGCACTGTGCAACCATGATGGTACATTTGGGCTATAACTTTAGCGAAATCAATAACCGTATTGGTAAGCTAAAAAGTATCCCTATGCGTCTTGAGAAAAAAGAAGGAATACAACAAACTACGTTAATAAACGATTTTTATAACAATGATTTGGGAGGGCTTCAGATTGCTTTAAGTTTCCTTGCTCAAAATCAAGAACACAAAACTAGAACCCTTATATTATCGGATTTACTACAAGGTGATACCGACAAAAGTGCTCTTTACCAAAAGGTATATGAGTTGTGTAATGAACATGAAATTACTCGTTTTATAGGTGTAGGAAAGCAATTACAAGCACATCAAGAATTATTTAAAGGATTAAAAACAACCTTTTTTAAAGATACCAAAGCATTAAGAAAAGCGATAAAAAATAAGTCTATCACTTTTTCTAAAGAACTAATTTTACTAAAAGGTGCCAGACAATTTGAATTTGAAAAAGTAGCCGCACTTCTTCAGAAAAAAATACACAGTACGCAATTAGAAATTAACTTAGATGCGGTTACTCATAACTTAATGTTTTACCGTTCTTTATTGCACAGTTCTACCAAAACAATGGTTATGGTAAAAGCATTGGGGTACGGAAGTGGAAAAACAGAACTTGCCAATACATTACAATATAACCTTGTAGATTATTTAGGAGTAGCATTTGCAGACGAAGGGGTGGAACTTAGAGAAAATGGAATTCGAACACCAATTATGGTACTTACACCATCTCCAGATTCTTTCGAAACAATGCGAATGCACCAATTAGAACCTGAAATTTATAGTATTGAAATGCTTAATGCGCTCGAACAATACTTGGAGGAAGAGGATACGGAGACTGCATTTAAAATTCAGCTAAATTTTGATACTGGAATGCATAGGTTAGGATTTACAGAAGAGGAACTTCCGTACTTATTCCAAGCATTAGACAGGTTAAAAAATAAAGTAAAAGTGACAGGTGTTTTTACACATTTGGCAGGGGCAGACGAAGATATTCATGATCTATACAGCAAAGAGCAGATTAAATCGTTCAGAAAAACAACAGCACTTCTAGAAAAAAATATTGGTTATACAGTAATTAAGCATTGTCTAAATTCTGCAGGTATTGTAAGGTACCCAGATGCACAAATGGATATGGTACGTTTAGGCATTGGTTTACACGGTATAGAGGTAAATGGAATGAAACAAGAAGATTTACATACTGTAGCTACTTTAAAAACCGTTATTGCTCAAATTAAGGTAATGAATACTGGCGATACTGTAGGTTACAGTAGAAAAGGTGTAGTGAATGGAGAAAGGAAAATTGCTACTATTGGTATTGGCTATGCAGATGGCTTTGACAGGCGTTTAAGTAATGGTGTTGGCAAAGTGGTAATTAATGGATACTTAGCACCTATAATTGGGAATGTTTGTATGGATATGTCAATGGTAGACATTACGGATATCCCTGCCGAAGTTGGTGATGAAGTTATCATCTTCGGAAGAAGCCGTTCTATATCTACCATTGCTAAAGAAATTAATACAATTCCTTATGAAATTCTTACCTCAATTAGTCAAAGAGTTAAGAGAGTATATTATATGGAGGGTTAA
- a CDS encoding class I SAM-dependent methyltransferase yields the protein MSKTTYGNTIDKDKDAMGAGIAAFFADNNDDYCVKVYSDFSEPDDIPVPLLFREEKDMPLIETLALDACKGTTLDVGAGAGSHALALQKRGVDVTAMDISTFATDTIAKRGVKKVISGDIYAYDGPKFDTLLMLMNGIGLVGTLNGLAEFLVKAKDWLTPGGQLVFDSSDIIHLFEDEDGSYLIDLTAEYYGQIQYWMEFKEHKGDKFDWLYVSYPVLEEYAVTAGYEIEVLHVGELNHYLVSLTLKNS from the coding sequence ATGTCTAAGACCACATACGGAAACACAATAGATAAAGATAAAGATGCAATGGGTGCAGGTATTGCAGCCTTTTTTGCAGATAATAACGATGATTATTGCGTTAAAGTTTATTCAGACTTTAGCGAGCCAGACGACATTCCCGTACCTCTTCTTTTTAGAGAAGAAAAAGATATGCCGCTTATAGAAACGTTAGCTTTAGACGCTTGTAAAGGAACTACTTTAGATGTAGGTGCTGGTGCAGGTTCTCATGCTTTAGCATTGCAAAAAAGAGGTGTTGATGTTACCGCAATGGACATTTCTACTTTTGCTACAGATACAATTGCTAAAAGAGGCGTAAAAAAAGTAATTTCTGGAGATATCTATGCATACGATGGTCCTAAATTCGATACATTATTAATGTTGATGAATGGGATTGGATTAGTAGGTACATTGAATGGTTTAGCCGAATTTCTTGTTAAAGCAAAAGACTGGTTAACTCCAGGTGGTCAATTAGTATTTGATTCATCAGATATCATTCACCTTTTTGAAGATGAAGATGGTTCTTACTTAATCGATTTAACCGCCGAGTATTACGGACAAATTCAATATTGGATGGAATTTAAAGAGCACAAAGGCGATAAATTCGATTGGCTCTATGTTAGCTACCCTGTTCTAGAAGAATATGCTGTAACAGCCGGTTACGAAATCGAAGTATTACATGTAGGTGAACTTAACCACTACCTTGTTTCTTTAACATTAAAGAACAGTTAA